From Melitaea cinxia chromosome 16, ilMelCinx1.1, whole genome shotgun sequence, a single genomic window includes:
- the LOC123661021 gene encoding uncharacterized protein LOC123661021 yields MYYLWSKEDPWTGANVFLKKFPLDPDRFQDITNSENVQWNENILSKNAEYSFLPLPSTSQAPQGLTFEKTLVSQNESVENVKVPVRNYERIVGKPNRNRDSTLTEREKILLSHLTQTKLSLKRLAVEMRTVRKTLINCL; encoded by the exons atgtactatttgtggtcTAAAGAGGACCCCTGGACTGGAGCCAATGTATTTTTGAAGAAGTTTCCACTTGATCCAGATCG ttttcaagatataacaaattcagagaatgtgcaatggaatgaaaatattttatctaaaa ATGCTGAATACAGCTTTCTCCCTTTGCCCTCTACTTCGCAGGCACCACAAGGACTTACTTTTGAAAAAACACTAG TTTCCCAGAATGAATCAGTAGAAAATGTTAAAGTTCCTGTTCGCAACTATGAAAGAATTGTGGGAAAACCTAATAGAAATAGAG attcTACATTAACTGAACGTGAGAAGATCCTGCTGAGTCATTTGACTCAAACTAAATTAAGCTTAAAGCGTTTGGCAGTCGAAATGCGAACTGTGAGGAAGACgctaataaattgtttgtag